From Candidatus Dormiibacterota bacterium, a single genomic window includes:
- a CDS encoding ABC transporter ATP-binding protein, whose amino-acid sequence MATLLDVRNLRTTFRTEDGLATAVNGLSFSLRAGETLGIVGESGSGKSVTALSIMRLLPRNAAATADAILFAGDDLLRKSESEMRRIRGRRIAMIFQDPMTSLNPVLTVGEQIAEAVRLHFGASRSEARNRAVEMLEKVRVPEARQRLDEYPHQFSGGMRQRVMIAMALSCGPELLIADEPTTALDVTIQAQILELMNEIQRETGTAIILITHDLGVVAEVCANVLVMYGGNLVEYGTATQIFEAPRMPYTQGLLASLPRLDKRDRTRLVPIKGQPPNLLNLPAGCAFAPRCAYRMPICDEPVALYDFGGGHVARCVLYDDAAATQRPIEVETVPLAKKS is encoded by the coding sequence CTGGCGACGCTGCTCGACGTTCGAAACCTCAGGACGACGTTCAGAACCGAGGACGGCCTAGCGACGGCCGTCAACGGCCTTTCGTTCTCTCTGCGGGCCGGTGAAACGTTGGGCATCGTCGGCGAATCCGGCTCGGGCAAATCCGTCACGGCGCTCTCGATCATGCGCCTCCTCCCGCGCAACGCAGCGGCCACGGCCGATGCCATCCTCTTCGCGGGCGACGACCTCTTGCGCAAGAGCGAATCGGAGATGCGGCGTATTCGCGGCCGCCGCATCGCGATGATCTTCCAAGATCCCATGACGTCGCTCAATCCCGTTCTCACGGTCGGCGAGCAGATCGCCGAGGCGGTGCGCCTCCACTTCGGCGCAAGCCGTAGTGAGGCGCGCAATCGTGCGGTCGAAATGCTGGAGAAGGTTCGCGTTCCCGAGGCGAGGCAGCGTCTCGACGAGTATCCGCACCAGTTCTCGGGCGGCATGCGCCAGCGCGTCATGATCGCGATGGCGCTGTCCTGCGGACCGGAGCTGCTCATTGCCGACGAGCCGACGACCGCGCTCGACGTCACGATTCAGGCGCAGATCCTCGAACTCATGAACGAAATTCAGCGTGAGACCGGCACGGCGATCATTCTCATCACGCACGATCTCGGGGTCGTGGCGGAGGTTTGCGCCAACGTGCTCGTCATGTACGGCGGCAACCTAGTCGAGTACGGTACGGCCACGCAGATCTTCGAGGCGCCGCGGATGCCGTACACGCAAGGTCTTTTGGCCTCGCTGCCGCGTCTGGACAAGCGCGATCGTACGCGGCTGGTTCCGATCAAGGGCCAGCCGCCGAACCTCCTGAACTTGCCGGCGGGGTGCGCGTTCGCACCCCGTTGCGCGTATCGTATGCCGATCTGTGACGAACCGGTCGCGCTCTACGATTTCGGCGGTGGGCACGTCGCCCGCTGCGTGCTCTATGACGACGCAGCGGCGACGCAGCGGCCCATCGAGGTCGAGACCGTGCCGCTCGCAAAAAAGTCGTGA
- the secG gene encoding preprotein translocase subunit SecG, whose amino-acid sequence MRSAFTIAAAPPAAPPSIAPGPLQSPPPQVTQIPTWWQMHASWFTHTIAGIFVVCAILLIVLLAVQTTKQEGLSGTIGGRVESAYRGRIGAEEQLKRVTGWIAVGFVAAAFILSLTGI is encoded by the coding sequence TTGAGATCAGCCTTCACGATCGCCGCGGCTCCGCCCGCGGCGCCGCCGTCAATCGCGCCGGGGCCGCTGCAGAGCCCGCCTCCGCAAGTCACGCAGATCCCGACGTGGTGGCAGATGCACGCGTCGTGGTTCACGCACACGATCGCGGGAATCTTCGTGGTCTGCGCGATCTTGCTGATCGTCCTGCTCGCGGTCCAGACGACGAAGCAGGAGGGCTTGTCGGGGACGATCGGAGGACGCGTCGAGTCCGCATACCGCGGACGCATCGGCGCCGAGGAGCAGCTCAAGCGCGTGACAGGCTGGATCGCGGTCGGGTTCGTCGCCGCAGCTTTCATCCTGTCGCTGACGGGAATATAG
- a CDS encoding ABC transporter ATP-binding protein: MTPSTAGAQTPLVEVQDLYKYFPVRAGLFSRHIADVHAVDGVNLRIKAGETLGLVGESGSGKTTIGRLILNLVRPTKGAIFFRGRNITNLRRREVRALRREMQIIFQDPYASLNPRMTVGEIVGEPLRIHGIARGAAVARRVDELIRLVGLRSYHVNRYPHEFSGGQRQRVGIARALAVNPTFIVLDEPVSALDVSIQAQVINLLEDLQEQLGLTYLFIAHDLSVIRHISNRVAVMYVGKIVEVAPRDELYENPLHPYTQSLLSAIPIPEPAVEARRKRIVLTGDIPSPVHPPSGCRFHTRCPVAYDRCIKEEPALLHYGNGHFAACHLVEEQSGRAPSLIEGPIVVPAS, encoded by the coding sequence GTGACGCCGTCGACGGCGGGCGCGCAGACGCCGCTCGTCGAGGTCCAGGATCTGTATAAGTATTTCCCCGTTCGCGCGGGGCTCTTCTCCCGTCACATTGCCGACGTGCACGCCGTCGACGGCGTCAATCTGAGGATCAAAGCCGGCGAGACCCTCGGCTTGGTCGGCGAATCCGGGTCGGGAAAGACGACGATCGGGCGTCTGATCCTGAACCTCGTGCGGCCGACGAAGGGCGCGATATTCTTCCGCGGCCGCAACATCACGAACCTACGCCGGCGGGAGGTCCGTGCTCTGCGCCGCGAGATGCAGATCATCTTCCAGGATCCCTATGCTTCCCTGAACCCCCGCATGACCGTCGGCGAGATCGTCGGCGAGCCGCTGCGCATCCACGGCATCGCACGTGGCGCAGCGGTCGCACGCCGCGTCGACGAGTTGATTCGCCTCGTGGGGCTGCGCTCGTATCACGTGAACCGCTACCCGCACGAGTTCTCCGGCGGCCAGCGTCAGCGCGTCGGCATAGCACGTGCGCTGGCGGTCAATCCGACGTTCATCGTGCTCGACGAGCCTGTCTCGGCGCTCGACGTGTCGATCCAGGCGCAGGTCATCAATCTGCTGGAAGACCTGCAGGAGCAACTCGGGTTGACCTATCTCTTCATCGCTCACGACCTCTCCGTGATTCGCCACATCTCGAATCGCGTGGCCGTCATGTACGTCGGCAAAATCGTGGAGGTTGCGCCGCGCGACGAGCTCTACGAAAATCCGCTGCATCCCTACACGCAGTCGCTCCTCTCCGCGATTCCGATCCCGGAGCCCGCCGTCGAAGCTCGTCGCAAGCGTATCGTGCTGACGGGCGACATTCCCTCACCGGTGCACCCGCCTTCGGGCTGCCGCTTTCACACGCGCTGCCCCGTCGCATACGACCGCTGCATCAAGGAAGAGCCGGCCTTGCTGCACTATGGAAACGGTCACTTTGCCGCGTGTCATCTCGTGGAAGAGCAGAGCGGCCGCGCTCCGTCGCTGATCGAAGGGCCGATCGTCGTTCCCGCGTCCTAA